From Coffea arabica cultivar ET-39 chromosome 9c, Coffea Arabica ET-39 HiFi, whole genome shotgun sequence, one genomic window encodes:
- the LOC113708036 gene encoding ankyrin repeat-containing protein BDA1-like isoform X1: protein MTQELKDVNRQLDITFWYFNNSLQQLSIAASEDDVSALYRVISNNPDLLECIDQKPFNNTPLHIAAETGRTRFALEIMSLKPSLGRVLNHDGFSPLDLALRNGHRETVRRLVRFAPELIRIQGRERITPLHYAAEVEEIDFLAEFLMKCPASIEDVTLCCETALHIAVKNGKLRAFKVLFGWLKRTNNRREILNWGDEDGNTVLHVAASTNQTEVAKLLVKYVNVNAKNHEGLTALDISNTKPPIQVNARMKKILLRAGASKASRLHQLPTLAEMLGSPEALIEKIFQFNAYLDEGLSGEMRNSMLAAAILIATSAYQSVLSPPGGVHQGDTNTSNQPAVEPGEVVMRATKFYPFLLGNSLAFGASLGIVFLLLPTTGYGVLHISLVLLMLGYIDSALTISPATPTAVCFVFAGFLLFTLIVAVRMVWKLLQRFPSASWETIGSVYFPNRD, encoded by the exons ATGACGCAGGAACTCAAAGATGTCAATAGGCAACTGGACATAACATTTTGGTATTTCAATAACTCTCTCCAG CAACTGTCCATAGCTGCTAGTGAAGATGATGTTAGTGCCTTATATAGAGTGATTAGCAATAATCCAGACCTTTTGGAATGCATAGATCAGAAACCATTCAACAATACACCATTGCACATTGCTGCAGAAACAGGGCGTACACGCTTTGCCCTTGAAATCATGAGTTTAAAGCCTTCTTTAGGGAGGGTTTTAAACCACGATGGCTTTAGCCCTTTGGATCTAGCTTTACGAAATGGCCACAGAGAAACTGTGAGAAGGCTTGTAAGATTTGCTCCAGAGCTGATCCGTATTCAGGGCAGAGAAAGAATTACTCCTTTGCATTATGCTGCAGAAGTAGAGGAAATTGattttttggctgaatttctgaTGAAATGTCCAGCATCAATCGAGGATGTGACCTTATGCTGCGAGACTGCTCTACACATTGCcgtgaaaaatggaaaacttagAGCTTTTAAAGTGCTCTTTGGTTGGCTAAAGCGAACTAATAATAGGAGAGAAATATTGAACTGGGGGGATGAAGATGGCAATACAGTGTTGCATGTCGCAGCATCGACAAATCAAACTGAG GTTGCCAAATTGCTGGTTAAATATGTCAATGTTAACGCAAAGAACCATGAAGGCCTGACAGCCCTTGATATATCCAACACTAAACCTCCAATCCAAGTGAACGCAAGGATGAAGAAGATTTTACTTAGGGCAGGAGCTTCAAAAGCTTCACGGCTTCATCAACTTCCCACTTTAGCAGAAATGTTGGGGTCACCAGAGGCACTGATTGAGAAAATATTTCAATTCAATGCATATTTGGACGAAGGCTTATCAGGTGAAATGCGCAATTCCATGTTGGCTGCGGCAATACTAATAGCCACGTCAGCATATCAATCAGTCCTCAGCCCTCCAGGAGGAGTCCACCAAGGTGACACCAACACCTCAAATCAACCAGCGGTGGAGCCTGGAGAAGTGGTGATGCGAGCCACTAAGTTTTATCCATTCTTGTTGGGGAATTCATTGGCATTTGGTGCTTCATTGGGCATTGTCTTTTTGCTGCTACCAACAACTGGTTACGGTGTGCTGCACATTTCTTTGGTCCTTCTGATGCTAGGATACATCGACTCTGCACTAACAATATCACCTGCAACTCCAACTGCGGTGTGCTTCGTGTTTGCGGGCTTCCTGTTGTTCACTTTGATTGTGGCCGTCAGGATGGTGTGGAAACTATTGCAGAGATTTCCATCAGCTTCTTGGGAGACTATTGGTAGCGTCTACTTTCCCAACCGGGATTAA
- the LOC113708036 gene encoding ankyrin repeat-containing protein BDA1-like isoform X2, whose protein sequence is MQQLSIAASEDDVSALYRVISNNPDLLECIDQKPFNNTPLHIAAETGRTRFALEIMSLKPSLGRVLNHDGFSPLDLALRNGHRETVRRLVRFAPELIRIQGRERITPLHYAAEVEEIDFLAEFLMKCPASIEDVTLCCETALHIAVKNGKLRAFKVLFGWLKRTNNRREILNWGDEDGNTVLHVAASTNQTEVAKLLVKYVNVNAKNHEGLTALDISNTKPPIQVNARMKKILLRAGASKASRLHQLPTLAEMLGSPEALIEKIFQFNAYLDEGLSGEMRNSMLAAAILIATSAYQSVLSPPGGVHQGDTNTSNQPAVEPGEVVMRATKFYPFLLGNSLAFGASLGIVFLLLPTTGYGVLHISLVLLMLGYIDSALTISPATPTAVCFVFAGFLLFTLIVAVRMVWKLLQRFPSASWETIGSVYFPNRD, encoded by the exons ATGCAGCAACTGTCCATAGCTGCTAGTGAAGATGATGTTAGTGCCTTATATAGAGTGATTAGCAATAATCCAGACCTTTTGGAATGCATAGATCAGAAACCATTCAACAATACACCATTGCACATTGCTGCAGAAACAGGGCGTACACGCTTTGCCCTTGAAATCATGAGTTTAAAGCCTTCTTTAGGGAGGGTTTTAAACCACGATGGCTTTAGCCCTTTGGATCTAGCTTTACGAAATGGCCACAGAGAAACTGTGAGAAGGCTTGTAAGATTTGCTCCAGAGCTGATCCGTATTCAGGGCAGAGAAAGAATTACTCCTTTGCATTATGCTGCAGAAGTAGAGGAAATTGattttttggctgaatttctgaTGAAATGTCCAGCATCAATCGAGGATGTGACCTTATGCTGCGAGACTGCTCTACACATTGCcgtgaaaaatggaaaacttagAGCTTTTAAAGTGCTCTTTGGTTGGCTAAAGCGAACTAATAATAGGAGAGAAATATTGAACTGGGGGGATGAAGATGGCAATACAGTGTTGCATGTCGCAGCATCGACAAATCAAACTGAG GTTGCCAAATTGCTGGTTAAATATGTCAATGTTAACGCAAAGAACCATGAAGGCCTGACAGCCCTTGATATATCCAACACTAAACCTCCAATCCAAGTGAACGCAAGGATGAAGAAGATTTTACTTAGGGCAGGAGCTTCAAAAGCTTCACGGCTTCATCAACTTCCCACTTTAGCAGAAATGTTGGGGTCACCAGAGGCACTGATTGAGAAAATATTTCAATTCAATGCATATTTGGACGAAGGCTTATCAGGTGAAATGCGCAATTCCATGTTGGCTGCGGCAATACTAATAGCCACGTCAGCATATCAATCAGTCCTCAGCCCTCCAGGAGGAGTCCACCAAGGTGACACCAACACCTCAAATCAACCAGCGGTGGAGCCTGGAGAAGTGGTGATGCGAGCCACTAAGTTTTATCCATTCTTGTTGGGGAATTCATTGGCATTTGGTGCTTCATTGGGCATTGTCTTTTTGCTGCTACCAACAACTGGTTACGGTGTGCTGCACATTTCTTTGGTCCTTCTGATGCTAGGATACATCGACTCTGCACTAACAATATCACCTGCAACTCCAACTGCGGTGTGCTTCGTGTTTGCGGGCTTCCTGTTGTTCACTTTGATTGTGGCCGTCAGGATGGTGTGGAAACTATTGCAGAGATTTCCATCAGCTTCTTGGGAGACTATTGGTAGCGTCTACTTTCCCAACCGGGATTAA